Genomic DNA from Candidatus Sphingomonas phytovorans:
CGCAAGCTGCTGGCCCAGGCATCGGAGGCGATGCGCCTGTCGGCGCGCGGCTACACCCGCATCCTGCGCGTCGCGCGGACGATCGCCGATCTCGCGGGGAGCGAGGGGATAGGGCGCCTCCATGTCGGTGAGGCGCTCAGTTATCGTCGGCAGGCACCGCGGAATTGAAACCCGGGGCGGCCGCATCAGCCGTCCCCGGGAATCAACCCTCGTCGGCAGTCCGATCTATTGGCCGAAGAACTGCTGCACGACCATGTAGCTGGCGCGAGGCGTAAGCAGATCGGCGCCATTGCCTGCAAGCCAGCCATAGGTGTTGATCGCGGGGTCGGTAGAGCTGCGGCCGTTCGGCAACACTGAGCAGAGGCCGAACCATTCCTCTTCCCACGTCGTGTAGAATTGCGCGTTCGCCGGGCCCCAAGGGGCGATCGCGGTGTCGCGGAAATCGTGGACGCCGGATGCGGTCTGGATCGTGGTCGGGTCGGTGACTGACGGGTCCATCCATTTGTACCATTCGTCGGAGAATTCGAAGACCTGGACACCCTGGAGTAGCTGGTTTGCGGCAGCGACCGCGTTATTGCCTACCTGATAGGCGTTGGCCGCCTGGAGATAGGCATAGAGCGCCACCGCGGGGCCCGCGGCCGCCAGCGGCGTTGGCGATGCCATCAGGTCAGCAAGCAGCGTCCCGTAGATCGTCGCGTCAAGCAGGACCCAGCTTGGTGCCGGCAACCCCGGGCTGTCCGGATTTTGCGGGACGCCCTGGAAAAGATAATAATTGCCGGTGTCGCTTTCATAGGCGACCAGCCCGCCAGCATTATAGCCCGGATTGTCGGTGAAGAAGCTCGACGATGTCCGCAAGGCATTGGTCGTGGTGACGACCGCGAGGCTTTCCTGGCCAAGGATCGTACCGGGAAGATAGGGTTGCAGCGTGAGTGTGTCGGTGGTCGGATCGGCGACTGTCGTTCCCCAGACCGCCTGATAGCCATTGGGATTGACGACATAGGGGTCATTTCCACCCATCGTGCCGAAGCTGGTGCCCGCGACCTGAGTGTAACGCATGGCTTGCGGAATGCCGATCTCGCTGAGCACCACCGGCGCCATCGGCAGGTTCGCGGCCTTGCGCTGGCTGAGATAGGAGATGATCGGCGTGGTCGGGCCGGGTGCCGCGTAGAGATTCCAGCCCCACAGGTCGAGGTCGTAGATATCGGTGGAATAAGCGGGCTGGTTGTTCGTGGCGGTCGTCGTGATCTGCCCTGTGCTGTCGACATAGAGCAACTGAGTGTCGGGCACGCCGCCGCCCGGAACGGGGGGCGTGGTATATTGCATCAGCTGAGTCGTCAGCGTGCTGATATCGTCCTGCATCGCCGCGAGGGTGAGCTTGTTGGGCGCCCCCGCCTTCAATGCCTTGCCGACCCGGTTCAGAAAATCCCAATATTCACGATATTGGTACGTGCCGGCGGGTCCAGGCTGGTTGGTCTCGTTGGTGATGTAAAATCCCGCAAGGGCCGGGTGATGGCCATAGCTCTGGCCAAGCCAGGTCGCCGTATCGAGATAATATTGCTGGACCTGGGTATATTCATAGCCGGTGGCCGGGGCTGTGTTCGACGAGAAGAATGCTGCCGTAGACACGCCGACCGACAGGAACACGTAGATCGGATCGACCCCGTCGTTCCAGCACATGTCAAGAAAGCCGTCATGGCAATAATGATACCAATAGGGCGGCGCCTGCTTGGCGTCCGCTCCCTGCGGCATATAGGTCGGATACTCCACGCCGCCTGCCTCGACGTAGCGGATCGGCCCGAGCGCGGTCCAGTCGATCGCACTGTTGCCGGCCGAGGAAACCACGGTGCCGGAGCCGTCCGAGTTCGACATGGTGAAGGGCGGCATGTTGAAGCTGCCATATACGCCGATATTGTTCGCACCGAGCTGGCGGATCAGCCCGTTCGGCCCGACATCACGAGTCCAGATCGGCTGGTACATCATCATGGTTGTGGCGTCGGGACCAGTGCCGTTCATCCCGATATAGTAGAAATCGCCCATCGGCGTGCCGGCCGCGCCGCCGTTGATGTCGAGCGGCGTCGGCTGGTAGCGGACGCCCTTGAAGACGAAGGGGACGGCCGTTCCAGCAATGCCGGAAGTTACCGGCGCAACCGTCACCTGACCGTTCGAAATGCTCCAGGCGGTGTCGGCCGTCGGATAGAGGCCGGAATAGCCCACTGGCTGCTGGGTCGGCAAAGGGGTGGGCGTCGTCGCGGCCATGATATTGCTCCTGCTATCCGGACATCTCCGCGAGCGCCGGTTCGGAAAAATTCGAGCTGAAGGTGTCTCGCGATCCCGGGAGACATTGGGCTGCCCCGGCGTACATGGTGAGATCCCCCCGCTCGTTTCCAGCATAGGCAGGCAGGGGACGCATGCGAAACGAAGTTGGAGGCAAAATGGTGGCTTATGGCCCGATCCGCGGGGCAAAGGCGGCAGTCCGGGCGGATGGCTTGACCTCGACGTAGGAAGTGCCGATATCGGCCCCGAGGCCACGTCCTCGCCCGTGTTGGGAAGCATGTCCGGGACGGCCCGGCTCTTTGAAAGGAGAGCCGTCATGGCTTGGATTCTATTGGTTGTCGCAGGTGTCCTGGAGGTCGTCTGGGCCTTCTTCATGAAGCAGTCGAACGGCTTCACCCGGATCACGCCGTCCGTCATCACGATCGTCACGATGATTGCGAGCTTCGGCCTGCTGTCGGTATCGATGAAGACCCTGCCGCTTGGAACTGCCTATACCATCTGGACCGGCATCGGTGCGATCGGTGCATTCCTGGTGGGCGTCGCCATCCTCGGCGAGCAGGCAAATCCGTTGCGGATCGCCGCTGCGTGCCTGATCATCAGCGGCCTCGCACTGATGAAATACGCGTCGCCGGCGTAAGACAGGGCTTGCCGGTCAGTTCCGACCAGAACGGCTGAACGCTTCGTCCGCGCGACGTCTGAACAAGGATTCGACCGCAGCGGTGTTCGCTGGTGCGCGCGCAACACTCGCCGCGACCGCAGAGTGCAGCGATTTCGACATGCTCAACTGGCCCGGCTCTGCTGCGCGCTGAATCTCCCAGGTGGGGGGAGCCCTGTAACGAAGAAGGGCGGACAACCGCGTGGTTGCCCGCCCTTCCTTAGTAAGCGAGAAGTGCCTCAGACGGTCTTTTTCGGCCGGCCGCGCGGTGCCTTGGGGCCGGCCGGCGCATCGGTTGCGGCGGCTGGGGCCTTGCGCGGACCAGGCTTGCGGCCAAGGCCGATCTTCTTGGCCATGGCACGGCGCGCTTCCGAATAGGTTTCGGCGACCATCGGATAATCGGCCTTCAGGCCGTAGCGTGCACGGTATTCGTCAGGCGTCAGGCCGTGGCCCGAAAGATGACGGCGCAGCGTCTTGTAAGGCTTGCCGTCGATCAATGAGATGATGTGATCCTTCGACGCGAGCGACTTGCGCACGGTAACGGCCGGAACATGCTCCGTCGTTGCCTCCGGTGCTGTTTCCTCTGTGGTCGCGCTAGCGAGTGCTGTCACGGTCGCGTGCATCTTCTGCAGGAAGGCCGGAACTTCTTCAGCCGACACCCGGTTATTGGGATTGCCGAGCCACGCAATGGTCAGCTCGGTCGCGAGCTCGGTTGCGTTGAGATCTGAAGTGTCGTCAGCCATAATTACCTCCAAACTGGATATATAGCCCATTAGCGCGATTGGCGGTGCCGTCAACTGCAATGCATGAATTGTTTTTCGATCTGTCGCTGTCTTTTTTGCAAGAGCGGGGGACAGACATAACTGCACGGAGTCCGTCGGTGCCCATCGGCTTAGATGCGAATGACAACAACGCGTCGGCAACCATATTCTCGACTGTCCGGTGAGGACATTTCACGATCGCCTGACGCAGCTAACCTGATCTCCACCGAGGTGGAGTCCACCTTCTGTCGAGATGTCGAAGCAACTTCATTACAGCGTACAGGGATGGGCTGCTTCAACGATTTGATGAGGGTTGAAAACGCGCCGGGGTGGCTCGCCGCCCCTGCTGGAAGAGGTACCCGAAATAAGAGTGGGGCGTGCAAAAATGCCGATCCTCGCCTGGGTGCCAGCGAGGTGACGAGATCACTTGGAAATCCTGCCGTTGCTGTTGTATGGGGGCTGCCTGCTACCTCAAGTCGCTCTGCACGTGGGGTTCTGCACCGTGCGGGTGTGGTGAAACTGGTAGACGCGCCGGACTCAAAATCCGGTTCCGCAAGGAGTGTCGGTTCGATTCCGACCACCCGCACCAATTCTTCTATCCTTGACCAGCCGTCTCCGGCCCGGTGAGCTTCAATGCCGTTCGGTGCGCGTGTGATAATTCATCAGGGGAGCCGGGGGTTTCGGAAGAACCGGGCGGCAATAAAGTGATCGCGACGTGCCGGCATGTCGTGTGAGACCGGTCACCGTCCATCCGCGTATATCGGGCAGGGGTGTTCTGGCGGCGCATTCCCCCATTCCGGTCAGCAGTCCCGGCGGCAAGGTATCCCGGCCGGTTTGACCGGGTTCATGGGGTCCGCGCCGGTGCGGATCAGGCCTCGACGGTTTCCAGCTCCTCGCTGATCTCCAGCCAGGCTGCCTCGGCGGTTTCCAGCTTGGCGGCGACATCGGCGCGCTGCTTCATCAGGTCGCTCATGTTCATCCTGGCGAGCCAGGGCTCCGCGGTCGACGGATCGAACATCGCGCGATCGATCGCGCTGCGCTGCTTGGAGAGCTTGGCGACCAGCGCTTCCGCCTCATGGGCGCGCTTGCGCAACGCCACGCTCTTCTCGCGCGCCTCGGCATTGGCGCGGCGTTCGTCCTTCTTGTTGACCTTGGTCTTGGCCGCACCGCTGCCGCCGCTCGCACCGTCGCTGGAGAGCACGAAGGCGATATAATCCTCCATGCTGCCATTATATTCGGTCGCGGCACCGCCATCGACCAGCACCAGCCGGTCGGCGGTCAGCTCGATCATGTGGCGGTCATGGCTGACGATCACCACCGCGCCGTCATAGGCGTTGAGCGCCTGGACCAGCGCCTCGCGCGCATCGACGTCCAGATGGTTGGTCGGCTCGTCGAGGATGAGCATGTGCGGCGCGTCGCGGGTGATCAGGGCCAGCGCCAGCCGCGCGCGCTCGCCGCCCGACAGCTTGCCGACCTTGGTCGTCGCCTTGGCGCCCGAGAAGCCGAAGCGGCCGAGCTGGGCGCGGACGGCGGCGGGCGAGGCGCCCTTCATCATCCGCGTCATATGTTCGAGCGGGGTGTCGTCGGTGTCGAGTTCTTCCACCTGATACTGGGTGAAATAGCCGACGCGCATCTTGCCCGACGCGGTCATCTCGCCTTCCATCGGCGTGAGCTGCGCGGCGAGCAGCCGGGCAAGCGTGGTCTTGCCGTTGCCGTTGCGGCCGAGCAGCGCGACTCGGTCGTCCGGGTCGAGCCGCAGGTTCAGGCGCCGAAGGATCGGGTTGCCCTCGGTATAGCCGACCGCCGCCATGTCGAGCGTGACGAGCGGCGGGCGAAGTTCCTCGGGGCTGGGGAAGTCGAAGGAGAGCGTCGGATCCTCCGCCATCGCCGCGATCGGCTGCATCTTCGCCAGCATCTTCTGGCGCGACTGGGCCTGTTTCGCGGTCGAGGCGCGGGCGCTGTTGCGGGCGATATAGTCCTGCAGCTTGGCGCGCTGCGCGTCCTGCGACGCCTTGGCCGCGGCGAGCTGCGCGGCGCGTTCGGCGCGCTGCTGCTCGAAGCTGTCATAGCCGCCGGTGTACATCACCGTCTTGCCGCCCTCGAGATGGAGGATGGTGTCGACGACATTGTTGAGCAGGTCGCGCTCATGGCTGATGACGACCATCATCGCCGGATAGCTCTTCAGGAAATTCTCGAGCCACAGGGTCGCTTCGAGATCGAGATGGTTCGAGGGCTCGTCGAGCAGCAGCAGGTCGGGCTCGGAGAAGAGCAGGGCGGCGAGCGCGACGCGCATCTTCCATCCGCCCGAATAGCTGTCGAGCGGACGGCCCTGCATCTCCTCGTCGAAGCCGAGACCGACCAGGATGCGCGCGGCACGCGCCTCGGCGGTATAGGCGTCGATCGCGATCAGCCGGTCGTGGATCTCGCCGACCCGGTCGGGATCATGGCAGTCCTCGGCTTCGTGCATCAGAGCGGCGCGCTCGGTATCGGCGGCAAGCACGGCTTCGATCGGCGTGGTTGTGCCGTTGGGCGCTTCCTGCGCGATATAGCCGATCCGCGTCTTGCGCGGCATCTCGATCTCGCCCTCATCGGCCTCGATCGATCCGATCATCACCTTCATCAAGGTCGACTTGCCGGCGCCGTTGCGGCCGATCAGGCCGACGCGGCTCTTCGGCGGCAGCGTGGCTGTCGCGCGGTCGAGGATCGTGCGCCCGCCGAGGCGCACCGTGATACCATTGATATTCAGCATGCGGGCGCCACTATCATGCAGCGCAGCATATTAGAAGGGTGGGGCGCCTCAGGCGATCGTATTCACCAGCCCGCCCTCGGCGCGGATCGCGGCGCCGTTGGTGGCAGAGGATCGGGGGCTGGCGAGATAAGCGACCAGATCGCCGATCTCCTTCGCCTCGATCATGCGCTGGATGATCGAGGATGGGCGGGCATCGCGGAAGAATTCGGCCTCGATCTGCTCGATCGGTGCGGCCGGATCGGCGGCCTGGCTGCGCAGGAACTCGACCACGCCGTCAGAGCGGGTCGGCCCGGGGAGCACCGAATTGACCGTGACGCCGGTGCCGCGCGTGAGCTGCGAGAGGCCGCGCGCGATGGAGAGCTGGGCGGTCTTCGTCGTGGCGTAGTGGATCATGTCATGCGGGATGGCGAGAGCGGATTCGCTCGAGATGAAGATGATCCGGCCCCAGTTCCGTTCGAGCATCGCGGGCAGGTAGGCGCGCGCGAGGCGGACACCGCTCATCACGTTGACTTCGAACAGATTGGCCCAGTCGGCATCGCTGATGTCGCCGAACGCCTTGCTTTCGTAGATGCCAAGATTGTTGACGAGGATGTCGACCCGGGAAAGCGCCGCGGTGACGATCGCCGCGCCCTCCGCGGTCGCGACGTCGGCGGCGATCCCGGTCACCGGCGCGCCACCCGAGGCCTGGATATCGGCGATGGCGGCATCGAGTGTCCGGCGGCTGCGGCCGGTGATGGTGACGGCGGCGCCTTCGCGCGAGAGGGCGCGGGCGATCTCCAGGCCGATGCCGCCGGTGCCGCCGGTCACCAGCGCGGTCTTGTCGTTGAGGGCGAGGTCCATGTTCAATCTCCAGTAAAACCGGACACCAGTTGGGCATTGCGCGGGGCGGCAACTATGGGTCGTAGCGGATCAGCATTTGTGCGTCGGAAGCATCAATGCCCGATTCCTGTTGGAGAATCGCGTCCTGTTGGAGAATCGTGCGGCGCGGTCAGCGCCTGGGCAGGGTGATCGTCGCTGCCAGCCCGCCTTCGGGCTGGTTGACCAGCGTGATGTCGCCGCCCGCCTCGCGGACGATCGCGCGGGCAAGCGCCAGGCCGAGGCCGATGCCACCCGTCTCCTTGTTGCGCGAGGTCTCGAGCCGGGTGAAGGCATCGAACACGTCGCCGAGATGCTCGGGCGGAATGCCGGGCCCCTTGTCGGCGACGACGATGGCGACCTCGTGCTCGCCGGGCACCACCCGCACCTCGGCTGACTCGCCATATTTGATCGCATTCTCGATCAGGTTGCGCACCGCGCGCCGGATCAGCGAGGGGCGCAGGCGCATCCTGAGCCGCGCGGCTTCCTCGAAGGTCACGTCATGGTCGAGATCGCGGAAATCCTCGACCACCGCGTCGACCAGCGCCGCGAGATCGACCTCGGTCAGCGGCTCGCTCGGGCGGCCAAGCCGGGCGAGCGAAAGGATATCGTCGAGGGTCCGATTCATCTCCTCGATCGTGTCGGCCATCTTCGTGCGATCGGTATCGTCCTCGACCGATTCGATGCGGACGCGGAGCGCGGCCAGCGGCGTGCGAAGATCATGGCCGATCGCGCCGAGCATCCGGTCTTTCTCGTCGAGCATCGCCGAGACGCGCAACCGCAGGCCGTTGAACGCGGCGATCACGTCGCGCAGATCCTGCGGGCCGCGCTCCTCGACGGGCACGTCGACTTCGCCAGGCATGAAGGCGCGAGCTGCGGCGGTGAGGCTGCGCAGCGGCTGCGAGATCCGTCGGCCGATCCACAGCACGGGGACCAGCACGATCGCGTAGAGCACCAGCGTCTGCCAGATCAGCCGCCAGATCAGATAAGCCTCGGCCCGGGGCCAGGGCGCGTTGAGCACGAGCCAGCCCTGGCCGGGCTGCTCGACCGCGATGACCAGCTCGCCGCCCATCTTGAGAGCCCGCTCGGCCACGCGCGGGCCCCAGCGGCGCAGGCGCCGGTCGCCCTTGTTGATCGCGCGAACCTCGGTTTCGATCCGGCCGACCTTCAGGCCTGCTTCCTCGAGCGCGGTGCGCAATCCCTGTTCGACAGCGGGCTGATGCTCCCCGGCGGGATCGACAGGCGAGATGACGGCCAGACGAACATGGCCCCGGTCATGGTCGGCGGGTCGGCCGGCATTGGCGCGCTCGACCGCATCGACGATTCGAGTGACGACCGGCCCGGTCGCCTGATCGTAGCGCGAGGCGCGGCGATCCTGGAGCTGGATCGCGAAGTTGATCGCCTGCGCCACGAACAGCGCGATGGCGATCAGCAATACCATCTGCCCGGAAAGATTGCGCGGCCACAGCCGGACATGCCTCACAGGCGGGTGACTTCCGATGCGAGCGTATAGCCGCCGCCCCAGACGGTCTTGATCAGTTCAGGGCTCTTCGGATCGGTCTCGATCTTGCGCCGCAGCCGGCTGACCTGGTTGTCGATCGCGCGGTCGAACGCAGCCGCCTCGCGACCCTGGGTCAGATCGAGCAACTGGTCACGCGTCAGCACCTGGCGCGGACGAGTCACCAGCGCCATGGAGCAGGTTATACTCGCCGGTCGAGAGCGCGCACCGAGACGCCTTCGGCGGTCGACCAGCGCGCGCTCGCCCGATTTCAGTACCCAGCCGGCAAAGACGAACGAGCCGGTATCGGGCGCATGCTGGCGCGTCCCGCCAGCGGCGGCGCGGCGCAGGATCACCTCTGACCCGAGCGGCGAGCTCGCGCGGCGAGAAAGGCTTCACGACATAATCGTCGGCGCCCATTTCCAGCCCGACGATCCGGTCGGTCTCCTCGCTGCGCGCGGTGAGCAGGATGACGGGGGTCTCGCTCGTCTCGCGGACATGGCGACACAGGCTCAGCCCGTCCTCGCCCGGCATCATGATGTCGAGGATGATGAGGTCGATCGCATAGGCGGCGAGGCGGGTGCGAGCCGCCTCGGCATCGCCCGTCTGGGTCACGCGGAAGCCCTGCTTGGTGAGATATTGCGCGAGCGGCTCGCGAATCGAGCGTTCGTCATCGACCAGCAGAAGATGCGGTGTTTCTCCCATGACATCGACGTCTAACATGATCGGTCGCCTTTGGAATATGCCGGGCGGGCGAGGAGGGGGGACAGCCCGCCCGGCAGCCTGGCCAGTCGGGGGTTACTGGCCGGCGTCTGGTGTGGGCGCGGCGGCGCCGGGCGGCGGCGTCATGCCGTGTCGCCCATGGCCGCGCATCTTGCCCATATGATCCTTCCTTAGTGCCCGGGCGGCATCGATTTCCGCCTGGTCGATGAAGCCGTCCTTGTTGGTGTCCAGCTTGTCGAAGCGCGCATCTGCGCTCGCGCGCATCTCCTCGCGGCTGATCTTGCCGTCCTTGTTCGTGTCGAGCCGTGCGATCATACCGCCATGGCCACCCATCGGGCGCCCGGCACCGGGAGGCGGTGCCATGCCGGGGCCATCGCCACCGCCGGGGCGCCCGCCGAAGCCGCCACGGCCTTCGCGCATGCGCTCCATCGTCGCCTTCATTTCGTCGGGCGAGATCTTGCCGTCGCCATTGGCGTCGAGCCGGGCGAAACGCTCGGCCGCCTGCGCCATATATTCCGCCTTGCTGATCTTGCCGTCCTTGTTGGTGTCAGCGGCCATAAGGCGGCCGCCGCCGCGCCCGCCGAGTTCGTCGCCGGAGAGCTGGCCGTCGCCATTGGCGTCGAGCTTCGCGAAACGCTGTTCGGCCCGCGCCATGAATTCGGCACGGGAGATCGTGCCATCCCTGTCGGTGTCGGCGCGCTGGGGCTGACCTGCGCCCATCTGGTCCGCCATCGCGGCGCCACCGATCGCGGTGCTGACCAAGGCGATGGCGAGAAGATATTTCCGCATGCGACTTTCCTCCAGTGAATGCCCGGTCCCGCCGGCTATGATGCGGGTTTTCACTCGAGGGTGTCGCGAAGCTATGTCAGCGACTGGCCAATAGTGTCGCAATTTGTCGCATATTTCATGTTTCCCCGGCGTCGCGACGATCATGGCATTCTGCCCGACGACGTTCCGCTTCCTGTCGGGATCAGGCGGTGCGCCCCCGGAACCTGCCCGGAACCTGGATGCTTCCACGCGGCCCTTGGTTTTCCGATATGCAGGGCGTATATGATACGTATATGAATCATATATTGGAGTCCCGATGGGCATCGTGAACATAGATGACGATCTGCACGATCAGGTGCGCAGGGCGAGCAAGGTGTCGTTTCGCTCGATCAATGCGCAGGCCGCCTACTGGATAAAGCTGGGCATGCTGTGCGAGACGAATCCGACGCTGAGCTTCACCGAGATCATCGAGCGCGAGCTGAGTTCCGCTGGCTTTTCGGCTCAGCCACTGGCGTTAAGTGAAGCATGACGAAGCAGCCTCAGGAACTGGCGCTGCTGGCTGAATCCGGCCGGCTGCTGGCGTCGGTATTCGAACTGCTGGATCGCACGCCGCTCGCCGGCATGTCGACACTCCAGGTCGACCAAATGGTCGAGCATTTCATCGTCAATGATCTTCAGGCCAGGCCAGCGAGCAAGGGCCAATATGGGTATGGCTTCGTATTGAACTCTTCGGTGAACGATGTGGTGTGCCACGGCGTGCCATCGTCATCGGCAGTGCTTCGGGACGGCGACATCGTCAATTTCGACATCACGCTCGAGAAGAACGGCTATATCGCCGATTCAAGCAAGACCTATCTGGTTGGCGAGGTAAACCCTGCCGCCAGGAGACTGGTCCAGATCACCTACGAAGCCATGTGGATGGGCATCCGGGCGGTTCGCCCGGGCGCCCGGCTCGGAGATATCGGCTGGGCGATCGAACGGCATGCCAAACGAAATGGCTATTCCGTGGTGCGTGAATATTGCGGTCACGGCATCGGCCGGGAGATGCACGAGGAGCCCCAGATTCTCCACTTCGGGAAACCGGGAACCGGTCTTGTCCTGCGTGAAGGCATGGTGTTCACGATCGAGCCGATGCTCAATCGGGGCCGGCGCAGCGTGAGGACCGAGGCTGACGGCTGGACCGTCGTGACGACGGATGGGTCGCTTTCAGCACAGTTCGAGCACACCATCGCCGTCACGGCTTCCGGCGCGTCGGTGCTGACATTACGTCCCGACGAGCCCGGTCTGGGGCCTATCAAGCGTGCGGCTTGATTCAATGGCGGTGCCAGGAGGCGCCGCCATGACCGATCTCATCCAGGGGCGGACTGACTGCCGTTGACGCCTGACAGCGGTACTATCGATGAGCCTCGAACCTGGATCAGGCGAAGATCGCGACGCTTTGCATGCCCTGGGCGATGGGCTGGCCGTCGGCGTTCCAGATCGTCATCGCCTGGCTTGAGCAGCCGTT
This window encodes:
- a CDS encoding multidrug efflux SMR transporter — encoded protein: MAWILLVVAGVLEVVWAFFMKQSNGFTRITPSVITIVTMIASFGLLSVSMKTLPLGTAYTIWTGIGAIGAFLVGVAILGEQANPLRIAAACLIISGLALMKYASPA
- a CDS encoding MucR family transcriptional regulator, coding for MADDTSDLNATELATELTIAWLGNPNNRVSAEEVPAFLQKMHATVTALASATTEETAPEATTEHVPAVTVRKSLASKDHIISLIDGKPYKTLRRHLSGHGLTPDEYRARYGLKADYPMVAETYSEARRAMAKKIGLGRKPGPRKAPAAATDAPAGPKAPRGRPKKTV
- a CDS encoding ABC-F family ATP-binding cassette domain-containing protein, which produces MLNINGITVRLGGRTILDRATATLPPKSRVGLIGRNGAGKSTLMKVMIGSIEADEGEIEMPRKTRIGYIAQEAPNGTTTPIEAVLAADTERAALMHEAEDCHDPDRVGEIHDRLIAIDAYTAEARAARILVGLGFDEEMQGRPLDSYSGGWKMRVALAALLFSEPDLLLLDEPSNHLDLEATLWLENFLKSYPAMMVVISHERDLLNNVVDTILHLEGGKTVMYTGGYDSFEQQRAERAAQLAAAKASQDAQRAKLQDYIARNSARASTAKQAQSRQKMLAKMQPIAAMAEDPTLSFDFPSPEELRPPLVTLDMAAVGYTEGNPILRRLNLRLDPDDRVALLGRNGNGKTTLARLLAAQLTPMEGEMTASGKMRVGYFTQYQVEELDTDDTPLEHMTRMMKGASPAAVRAQLGRFGFSGAKATTKVGKLSGGERARLALALITRDAPHMLILDEPTNHLDVDAREALVQALNAYDGAVVIVSHDRHMIELTADRLVLVDGGAATEYNGSMEDYIAFVLSSDGASGGSGAAKTKVNKKDERRANAEAREKSVALRKRAHEAEALVAKLSKQRSAIDRAMFDPSTAEPWLARMNMSDLMKQRADVAAKLETAEAAWLEISEELETVEA
- a CDS encoding SDR family NAD(P)-dependent oxidoreductase, giving the protein MDLALNDKTALVTGGTGGIGLEIARALSREGAAVTITGRSRRTLDAAIADIQASGGAPVTGIAADVATAEGAAIVTAALSRVDILVNNLGIYESKAFGDISDADWANLFEVNVMSGVRLARAYLPAMLERNWGRIIFISSESALAIPHDMIHYATTKTAQLSIARGLSQLTRGTGVTVNSVLPGPTRSDGVVEFLRSQAADPAAPIEQIEAEFFRDARPSSIIQRMIEAKEIGDLVAYLASPRSSATNGAAIRAEGGLVNTIA
- a CDS encoding HAMP domain-containing sensor histidine kinase, whose protein sequence is MVLLIAIALFVAQAINFAIQLQDRRASRYDQATGPVVTRIVDAVERANAGRPADHDRGHVRLAVISPVDPAGEHQPAVEQGLRTALEEAGLKVGRIETEVRAINKGDRRLRRWGPRVAERALKMGGELVIAVEQPGQGWLVLNAPWPRAEAYLIWRLIWQTLVLYAIVLVPVLWIGRRISQPLRSLTAAARAFMPGEVDVPVEERGPQDLRDVIAAFNGLRLRVSAMLDEKDRMLGAIGHDLRTPLAALRVRIESVEDDTDRTKMADTIEEMNRTLDDILSLARLGRPSEPLTEVDLAALVDAVVEDFRDLDHDVTFEEAARLRMRLRPSLIRRAVRNLIENAIKYGESAEVRVVPGEHEVAIVVADKGPGIPPEHLGDVFDAFTRLETSRNKETGGIGLGLALARAIVREAGGDITLVNQPEGGLAATITLPRR
- a CDS encoding EF-hand domain-containing protein; translation: MRKYLLAIALVSTAIGGAAMADQMGAGQPQRADTDRDGTISRAEFMARAEQRFAKLDANGDGQLSGDELGGRGGGRLMAADTNKDGKISKAEYMAQAAERFARLDANGDGKISPDEMKATMERMREGRGGFGGRPGGGDGPGMAPPPGAGRPMGGHGGMIARLDTNKDGKISREEMRASADARFDKLDTNKDGFIDQAEIDAARALRKDHMGKMRGHGRHGMTPPPGAAAPTPDAGQ
- a CDS encoding ParD-like family protein, which codes for MGIVNIDDDLHDQVRRASKVSFRSINAQAAYWIKLGMLCETNPTLSFTEIIERELSSAGFSAQPLALSEA
- the map gene encoding type I methionyl aminopeptidase, whose translation is MTKQPQELALLAESGRLLASVFELLDRTPLAGMSTLQVDQMVEHFIVNDLQARPASKGQYGYGFVLNSSVNDVVCHGVPSSSAVLRDGDIVNFDITLEKNGYIADSSKTYLVGEVNPAARRLVQITYEAMWMGIRAVRPGARLGDIGWAIERHAKRNGYSVVREYCGHGIGREMHEEPQILHFGKPGTGLVLREGMVFTIEPMLNRGRRSVRTEADGWTVVTTDGSLSAQFEHTIAVTASGASVLTLRPDEPGLGPIKRAA